The window TAACATAAAAGGTATAGCTTCTTTTAGAAAACTAACTATTCTCATCCATAACTTTTTTAAAATAGTTAATGGATCAGGTAATCTAAATGAAGGAACCTCAAGTAATAAGTCATTACTATAACCTGGAAGTAATTTATTTAATATAAGACCAACAATAATCCAGACAAATACAAGCATAGCAAAAACATAAATTACATATTTTCCACCAAAAGGTCCTAAAAGACCAAAAATCATTGCAATCTGGGCCATACAGGGAATCGAAATCGCCATCAAGGTACTTGCTATAAACTTTTCCCTTCTACTCTCTAAACTGCGAACTGATAAAGCAGCCGGTACATTACATCCCAAACCTAAAATCATAGGAATAATTGAAAACCCATGTAAACCAACTTTATGCATAATATTATCGACTAAAACTGCCAGACGAGGCAGATATCCTGAATCTTCTAAGATCCCTAATACCAAATAAAAAGAAATGATATAGGGTAAAACAGCAGCAAAAGGAATATAAACAGCTGTTGATAAAAGTCCAAAAGATTGTTCTAAATTAATAGAACCTTCAACTAACTGTCCAACTAAAATATCGTGAATTATTCCACCTGAACCTAAAAATTCACTTAATTTCACTAATAATGGTCGATAAAAATTTATAAAAAAGGGCTCAGTTACATAACCGATCAAACCCTCTCCAATGAATCTAATCACCTTAAATGTTAAATAAAGCACCAGAAACATAAAAGGTATACCGGTTAGTGGTTTTATTGTATATTCTTCCAATAATTCTAAAAATGTATGATGTCTGGGTTCAATTCTCTGGACCTCATCAATAATTTTACCTATTTCAGCCCATCTCTTTTCTGAGGTACCATAATCAACATCAGTGATTTCTCTATAATGAAAATTATCTATTAATTCTTTAATCCCCTTACTCTTTATAGCAACTGTCGGGATAACAGGAACTCCCAACTCTTTTCTTAATTTTTCTAAATTAATATCAATCCCTTTATGTTTTGTCTCATCCCATAAATTTAAAGCAACAATCACAGGTATATCTCTTTCCAAAAGCTGAAGAGTAAGATTTAAATGTCTCTCTAAATTAGTAGCATCAACTACATTAATGATTAAATCCCCTTTTTCAATCATATCAACAGCTACTTCTTCAGCCTGATTGGTAGGATCAAGAGTATAAGTACCTGGAACATCGATGATTTCTACATCTTCACCTTCATATCTCATCTGTCCTTCAGTATATTCTACAGTTGTTCCAGGATAATTAGAGGCAGTAACACTGGTACCTGTTAACTTAGAAAAAATAACACTTTTTCCTACATTAGGATTACCCATTAACAGGACTTTCATTTAATCAATCACCTCTAACTTAATTTTTCCGGCCATACCATGACCAATCGCAATATTGGTATTATCAATTTTAATAGTTATGGGACCACCGATAAAAGTCTCACTCACTTTTTTTATTTCTTTACCAGGTCTAATCCCCATTGCATTTAATTTATTTGAAAGCCCACGGCCACCTTCACAGCCTACAACTCTTGCTTTCTTCCCCTTTTCTAATTCAAGTAAAGTCATTTTCCCTCAACTCCTTTATAAAATAAATATATATTGATTATTTAAATGAGAATGGTTTTCAATATAACCCAAAAAATTTTCTTATTCTTTATAAAGTATAATATATTTTAGACATTTAGTCAACTTTTATCTTCTAATTTGTAATTCCATAGATGATGATCACTACTGGAAATTGCCATAACTCCTTTTTCAATCAATTTATTAATTTCTTCTTTTTCTCTAATAAGCCCTCCGGCAATTACCGGACAATCATTTATATTTGAAACATGGTCTATAAAATAAGGGGCAGCAATCCCTGGCAGAATTTCAATAGCATCAGGTTCATTATTTTTAATCATATTTTCACCGGAATTAAGAGAAGCTGAATCAAGCAAAAATAAACGCTGAACAGCCATTAAATCCCATTTTTGCGCCTCTTTAATCAGATTACTTTTAGTACTCACTATTCCATCACAGAGATTATTATCAGCTAAAAATTTAATACCTGCTTTATCAGCAGCTATCCCTTTTATTAAATCTATATGGAGAAAAATTAATTTATCATATTTTCGGGCTTCTTCCATCATTTTAGAAAGACTGGAGATATCACCAGAGAGAACAAACAATAATATTGCATCAGACCAGAGAGCCTTTCTAAATTCCTCATTATTTCGAAGGGCAGCTATAACTGGATTTTTAGTAAAATAATTTTTTAAATGTTTCATGATTTATCACCTTTTTTAAATATTATTATTCACTTTCTCTTACATTCCTGGTTGCCACCAGATCTACTCCAGTATTAAGAATATCTTCTAAAATAATATCACCGATCTCAACTGGAGCCTTTACCTCTATTTCAGCAATAACTTCCATTGCCTTGAGTAACTTAGCTTTAGGAATTCCTCTTTTAGTTTTTACAGAAACTAAGGGAAACTCTCCTTTTTTTACTCTAACAGTTGTCGGAAGAATACGGGTTGGATTTTTAAACTCTTCTTTTGCATATCTTTTTCCTTCTTCACAACTATAACCAGATATATTTTTTAGCTCATTATCTTTAGATTCTACTTTTATCCGACATCCCTTTGGACAGCTTACACAGATAATTTCTTCTACTTTATTATTTCTCATAAAGGTCCTCCTTATCCTGCTTTTTTAGAGTAATTTTTATTTCTTCCATCTTTTCATCAATAATTTTTTCCGGTAAATTAAGAGTAAGCATTTCTCCAGGAAGAACAAAATCTTTATTATATTTTAAGATTGATTTTCCCTTATAAATGAAGTGAATTTCTACATTTTCCATTGGTTCTTTGACTCTCATGAAAAGTTTTATATAATTCCTATTTTTATCTCTATAATCTATTTTATTAGGGATCACATAGTTAAAATTATCTCCTGTTTTAAGTTTCAGGCTATTTTCCCTTTTTTGTCTTTCATTTTTTAGATAGTCTACTATTCCAGAAGCTGCAATTTCTGACTCTTCACTAACCCAATCAACTAAATCATGAACATGTAAAACATTACCTCCAGCAAAAACTCCCTCTATTTCAGTTTCTCTCATTTCATTAACTTCCGGACCTCCAGTAACTGGATTAAGTTCAATACCCATTCCTTTTGTTAGCTCATTTTCCGGAATAAGTCCTACTGATAAAAGAACAGTATCACAACTAATCCATTCCTCTGAACCGGAAATAACTTCTAAATCATCATCTACTTCAGCAACTTTTACCCTCTCTACCCTATCTTTTCCTTCAATTCTGGTAATAGTATGATTTAACTTTAAAGGTATATCATAATCATCAAGACACTGCACCTGATTACGGATAAGACCATTAGAATAAGGTAAAAGTTCTAAAACAGCTTTAACTTTAGCTCCTTCTAATTTCATCCTCCGGGCCATAATCAAACCAATATCACCGGATCCGAGAATTACTACCTCTTTTCCAGGAACAAATCCTTCTATATTAGTATAACGTTGTGCTGTCCCTGCTGTTAACACCCCGGCCAATCTATCTCCCGGTATTTTTATATTTTCTCTGGTTCTCTCCCGACAGCCCATCGCCAAAAAGATAGCCTCTGCTTTTATTTTCATCATACCTTTAGTCTTACTTAAAGCAGTAATTTCTTTTTTAGCATTTATCTCAATCACCATCGTTTCATCTAAAACTTTTATCTCGCTATTTTTGAGATCACTAATAAACCTTTGAGCATACTCCGGACCAGTTAATTCTTCAGAAAAATACTCAAGGCCAAAACCATTGTGAATACATTGAGGTAAAATACCACCTAAATATTCGTCTCTTTCCAATACTATGATATCATCTATTCCCTTTTCTCTGGCTTTAAGAGCAGCAGCCATCCCCGCCGGTCCTCCACCAATTACAGCTAATTGATATTTATCTTTCATCTCTTTCACCTGCTTTCTTATCTAAAATTAATTCTTTTGCCCTGGCAGCTAAAATATTAGAATCTCCACCTTTTTTAGTAACTTCCAGAGGTGAAATATCAAGTTCTTCTGCCAGAATTTCCACAACTCTTGGTCCACAAAATCCAGCCTGACAGCGGCCTGAGCCAGCTCTTGTTCTCCTTTTTATAGCATCTACTGTCTGAGCAGGAACCGGTCTTTTAATTGCATCAATTATTTCTCCTTTGGTCACAGTTTCACAGCGACAGATAACTTTTGCATAATCATCATCTTTTTTAATATAATCTTCCCATTTATCTTTTTTATGCTGATAGTCATTATAATGAGGATATTCTGGATTTTTCTCCTTAAATTCTTTTTTATAACTCAACTCAAAACTTTCATTTCCTTTAGCATATTCTTTTACTAATTCCACCACCTTATCAGCTATAGCAGGAGTTGAACTAAGACCAGGTGATTGAATACCGGCAGTATGGATTAATCCGGCAGTAATATCTGAAAAGCCAATAATAAAGTCCTCTCTTTCAGTAGCAGCTCTCAAACCAGAAAAGGAAGTTATTACTCCACCTTTAGGTAAATCAGGTATTAATTTTTTTGCACCATTCATTATCTCTTTCATACCTTCTTTAGTTGTACTAACATCATTTTTGTCATCGATATGATAGGAATTAGGACCAATTAAAAGATTACCGTGAACAGTAGGTGTAACTAAAATCCCCTTTGATTTTTTAGTTGGTATCGGAAAAAGTACGTGATTTACTAATGAACCGTATTCTTTATCAAAAAGGTGATATTCACCTTTGCGAGGTGTGATTTTCATTTCATCTCTTCCCATTTTTGCTATTTTATCGGCAAAAACACCACCAGCATTTATAACTAATTCTGTTTCTATAATCCCTTTATTAGTCTTAACAGCTTTTAATCTGCTATTTTCAATAATAAGATCAGTCACTTTTGTTTTAAGCATAACTTCTGCCCCATTAATTACTGCATTATCTCCATAGGCAATTGCCAGTTCATAGGGAGATATGATTCCGGCTGTGGGAGCAAAAAGTCCATACTTAGCTTCAGGATTTAGCTTTTCTTCCATTTCTAAAAGTCGGTTTTGTCCTACTATTTCAAGACCTTTTATTCCCTGTTTCTCACCATTAGCCTTTATTTTTTTAAGTTTCTTTAAATCATTTTTATTAAAACCAACCACAAGTGAACCGATTCTCTCAAAAGAAACATTTAAATCAGCACAGATTTTATCAAATTGTGGATTAGCTCTGACATTCATTTTACCTTTGGTTGTATCAGTAGAGGCATTATAACCGGCATGAA is drawn from Halanaerobiales bacterium and contains these coding sequences:
- a CDS encoding ferrous iron transporter B encodes the protein MKVLLMGNPNVGKSVIFSKLTGTSVTASNYPGTTVEYTEGQMRYEGEDVEIIDVPGTYTLDPTNQAEEVAVDMIEKGDLIINVVDATNLERHLNLTLQLLERDIPVIVALNLWDETKHKGIDINLEKLRKELGVPVIPTVAIKSKGIKELIDNFHYREITDVDYGTSEKRWAEIGKIIDEVQRIEPRHHTFLELLEEYTIKPLTGIPFMFLVLYLTFKVIRFIGEGLIGYVTEPFFINFYRPLLVKLSEFLGSGGIIHDILVGQLVEGSINLEQSFGLLSTAVYIPFAAVLPYIISFYLVLGILEDSGYLPRLAVLVDNIMHKVGLHGFSIIPMILGLGCNVPAALSVRSLESRREKFIASTLMAISIPCMAQIAMIFGLLGPFGGKYVIYVFAMLVFVWIIVGLILNKLLPGYSNDLLLEVPSFRLPDPLTILKKLWMRIVSFLKEAIPFML
- a CDS encoding DUF1667 domain-containing protein, producing MRNNKVEEIICVSCPKGCRIKVESKDNELKNISGYSCEEGKRYAKEEFKNPTRILPTTVRVKKGEFPLVSVKTKRGIPKAKLLKAMEVIAEIEVKAPVEIGDIILEDILNTGVDLVATRNVRESE
- a CDS encoding FeoA family protein, which translates into the protein MTLLELEKGKKARVVGCEGGRGLSNKLNAMGIRPGKEIKKVSETFIGGPITIKIDNTNIAIGHGMAGKIKLEVID
- a CDS encoding NAD(P)/FAD-dependent oxidoreductase; this translates as MTKRKADIVVIGGGVIGTAIARELSRYELDIILLEKEADLACGTSKANSGIIHAGYNASTDTTKGKMNVRANPQFDKICADLNVSFERIGSLVVGFNKNDLKKLKKIKANGEKQGIKGLEIVGQNRLLEMEEKLNPEAKYGLFAPTAGIISPYELAIAYGDNAVINGAEVMLKTKVTDLIIENSRLKAVKTNKGIIETELVINAGGVFADKIAKMGRDEMKITPRKGEYHLFDKEYGSLVNHVLFPIPTKKSKGILVTPTVHGNLLIGPNSYHIDDKNDVSTTKEGMKEIMNGAKKLIPDLPKGGVITSFSGLRAATEREDFIIGFSDITAGLIHTAGIQSPGLSSTPAIADKVVELVKEYAKGNESFELSYKKEFKEKNPEYPHYNDYQHKKDKWEDYIKKDDDYAKVICRCETVTKGEIIDAIKRPVPAQTVDAIKRRTRAGSGRCQAGFCGPRVVEILAEELDISPLEVTKKGGDSNILAARAKELILDKKAGERDER
- a CDS encoding glycerol-3-phosphate responsive antiterminator translates to MKHLKNYFTKNPVIAALRNNEEFRKALWSDAILLFVLSGDISSLSKMMEEARKYDKLIFLHIDLIKGIAADKAGIKFLADNNLCDGIVSTKSNLIKEAQKWDLMAVQRLFLLDSASLNSGENMIKNNEPDAIEILPGIAAPYFIDHVSNINDCPVIAGGLIREKEEINKLIEKGVMAISSSDHHLWNYKLEDKS
- a CDS encoding FAD-dependent oxidoreductase codes for the protein MKDKYQLAVIGGGPAGMAAALKAREKGIDDIIVLERDEYLGGILPQCIHNGFGLEYFSEELTGPEYAQRFISDLKNSEIKVLDETMVIEINAKKEITALSKTKGMMKIKAEAIFLAMGCRERTRENIKIPGDRLAGVLTAGTAQRYTNIEGFVPGKEVVILGSGDIGLIMARRMKLEGAKVKAVLELLPYSNGLIRNQVQCLDDYDIPLKLNHTITRIEGKDRVERVKVAEVDDDLEVISGSEEWISCDTVLLSVGLIPENELTKGMGIELNPVTGGPEVNEMRETEIEGVFAGGNVLHVHDLVDWVSEESEIAASGIVDYLKNERQKRENSLKLKTGDNFNYVIPNKIDYRDKNRNYIKLFMRVKEPMENVEIHFIYKGKSILKYNKDFVLPGEMLTLNLPEKIIDEKMEEIKITLKKQDKEDLYEK